Proteins encoded within one genomic window of Haladaptatus sp. QDMS2:
- a CDS encoding signal recognition particle protein Srp54 produces MVLDNLGSSLRGTLDKLRGKSRLSKEDVEEIVKEIQRSLLQADVDVGLVMELSDNIKTRALEEEPPGGTSARDHVLRIVYEELVDLVGESTELPLEKQTIMLAGLQGSGKTTSAAKMAWWFSKKGLRPAVIQTDTFRPGAYDQAKEMCRRAEVDFYGDPDEEDPVKIAREGLEATKDADVQIVDTAGRHALEANLIDEIEEIRAEVKPDRSLLVLDAAIGQGAKEQAQQFDESVGIDGVIISKLDGTAKGGGALTAVKETNSSIAFLGTGETVQDIERFEPSGFISRLLGMGDLKQLTERVERAMAETQEEDEDWDPEDMLKGTFTLRDMRRQMQAMNKMGPLDQVLDMIPGLGGGLKDQLPDDAMDVTKDRMRVFEFIMDSMTENELENPRSISASQVKRIARGSGTSEEQVRELLQQHKMMERTLKQFSGMGDGDMQRMMKRMQKQGGGGMGGMGGMGPF; encoded by the coding sequence ATGGTACTTGACAATCTCGGGAGCTCCCTGCGGGGCACCCTCGACAAACTCCGCGGCAAGTCTCGTCTCAGCAAGGAGGACGTCGAGGAGATCGTCAAGGAGATTCAACGCTCTCTCCTGCAGGCCGACGTCGACGTCGGCCTCGTGATGGAACTCTCCGACAACATCAAAACGCGCGCCCTGGAGGAAGAACCGCCGGGCGGCACCTCGGCGCGTGACCACGTCCTTCGCATCGTCTACGAGGAACTCGTGGACCTCGTCGGCGAGAGCACCGAACTCCCGCTCGAAAAACAGACCATCATGCTCGCGGGCCTCCAGGGGTCGGGGAAGACCACCTCCGCCGCGAAGATGGCGTGGTGGTTCTCGAAGAAGGGGCTTCGCCCCGCGGTCATCCAGACCGACACCTTCCGGCCGGGCGCCTACGACCAGGCCAAGGAGATGTGTCGCCGGGCGGAAGTCGATTTCTACGGCGACCCAGACGAGGAAGACCCGGTCAAAATCGCCCGCGAGGGCCTCGAAGCGACCAAAGACGCGGACGTGCAGATCGTGGACACCGCCGGTCGCCACGCGCTCGAAGCCAACCTCATCGACGAAATCGAGGAGATTCGCGCGGAAGTGAAACCCGACCGTTCGCTGCTCGTCTTAGACGCCGCAATCGGGCAGGGTGCAAAGGAACAGGCCCAGCAGTTCGACGAGTCGGTGGGTATCGACGGCGTCATCATCTCCAAACTCGACGGGACCGCGAAGGGTGGTGGGGCGCTCACCGCCGTCAAGGAGACGAACTCCTCTATCGCCTTCCTCGGGACGGGCGAGACCGTCCAGGACATCGAACGCTTCGAACCGAGCGGCTTCATCTCTCGCCTGCTCGGGATGGGTGACTTAAAACAGCTCACCGAGCGCGTCGAGCGCGCCATGGCGGAAACCCAGGAGGAGGACGAAGACTGGGACCCAGAGGACATGCTGAAAGGCACGTTCACCCTCCGGGACATGCGCCGGCAGATGCAGGCGATGAACAAGATGGGGCCGCTCGACCAGGTTCTCGACATGATTCCGGGCCTCGGCGGTGGGCTGAAAGACCAGCTGCCCGACGACGCGATGGACGTGACGAAAGACCGGATGCGCGTCTTCGAGTTCATCATGGACTCGATGACCGAAAACGAACTGGAGAACCCCCGGTCTATCAGTGCGAGTCAGGTGAAGCGAATCGCCCGCGGTTCTGGCACCTCCGAAGAGCAAGTGCGCGAACTGCTCCAGCAACACAAGATGATGGAGCGGACGCTCAAGCAGTTCAGCGGGATGGGCGATGGCGACATGCAACGGATGATGAAGCGCATGCAAAAACAGGGCGGTGGCGGAATGGGCGGTATGGGCGGCATGGGGCCGTTCTGA
- a CDS encoding magnesium transporter, which yields MSARDIATEAYREALPALSLSVVGGLFAGVVLGGMRAELQDVPGLLVLIPALLATRGNVYGSLGARIATGLHQGLVEPHVFNGDRRLQSAVAASMANGILASLFAAAVTFFVLGGLSRPAAPLQTLLAIALIAGLLSGTALSVVVVTVVFAGYRRGYNPDTLVGPVVTTTGDVFGLAFLLLAVRTVLTLGVG from the coding sequence ATGAGTGCCCGCGACATCGCGACCGAGGCGTACCGGGAAGCACTCCCGGCCCTCAGTCTGAGTGTCGTGGGCGGCCTGTTCGCCGGCGTCGTCCTCGGTGGAATGCGTGCTGAACTCCAAGACGTGCCCGGCCTCCTCGTGTTGATTCCCGCACTGCTCGCCACCCGCGGGAACGTTTACGGGTCGCTCGGTGCGCGAATTGCGACCGGACTCCACCAGGGGCTCGTCGAACCCCACGTGTTCAACGGCGACCGGAGGCTCCAGTCGGCGGTTGCAGCATCGATGGCGAATGGCATTCTCGCGAGTCTGTTCGCCGCCGCAGTCACGTTCTTCGTCCTCGGTGGTCTCTCCCGACCAGCCGCCCCCTTGCAAACGCTCCTCGCGATTGCGCTCATCGCGGGTTTGCTGTCGGGAACCGCCCTCTCCGTCGTCGTGGTGACAGTCGTGTTCGCTGGGTATCGGCGCGGCTACAACCCCGACACGCTCGTCGGTCCCGTCGTCACGACCACGGGCGACGTGTTCGGCCTCGCGTTCCTCCTGCTCGCCGTTCGAACCGTCCTCACCCTGGGGGTGGGCTGA
- a CDS encoding magnesium transporter, with amino-acid sequence MPTDWTVRAITRALLPVLLPLTLVEIGSGLVLGTFENTLLRYPSLLVLVPVTIGTAGNLGSILAARLSTAFHLGLLSFGRADETLLGNALATIGLALTVFPVVGVGAWLLSWLTVGTDLPLRTVFLVSLSSGATLAVVAVLITFVATYAAYRFELDPDDVVIPVVTNASDVLGVIILFLAVRVFV; translated from the coding sequence GTGCCCACCGACTGGACGGTCCGCGCAATTACCCGCGCGCTGCTCCCCGTCTTGCTCCCGCTCACGCTGGTCGAAATCGGGAGCGGTCTCGTCCTCGGGACCTTCGAGAACACGCTGCTTCGCTATCCCTCGCTGCTCGTCCTCGTGCCCGTGACGATTGGCACCGCCGGCAACCTCGGAAGCATCCTCGCGGCTAGACTCTCGACCGCCTTCCACCTCGGACTCCTCTCCTTTGGCCGGGCCGACGAGACGCTGCTCGGGAACGCCCTCGCGACGATTGGCCTCGCCCTCACCGTCTTCCCCGTCGTCGGCGTCGGTGCGTGGCTCCTCTCGTGGCTCACCGTCGGGACCGACCTGCCGCTCAGAACCGTCTTTCTCGTCTCGCTTTCCAGCGGCGCGACACTAGCCGTCGTCGCCGTCCTCATCACCTTCGTCGCGACGTACGCGGCCTACCGGTTCGAACTCGACCCCGACGACGTGGTGATTCCCGTCGTGACCAACGCTTCTGACGTGCTCGGGGTCATCATCCTGTTTCTCGCCGTGCGCGTGTTCGTCTGA